A single genomic interval of Pseudochaenichthys georgianus chromosome 3, fPseGeo1.2, whole genome shotgun sequence harbors:
- the cops2 gene encoding COP9 signalosome complex subunit 2 isoform X1, which yields MSDMEDDFMCDDEEDYDLVSEYSEDSNSEPNVDLENQYYNSKALKEDDPKAALSSFQKVLELEGEKGEWGFKALKQMIKINFKLTNFPEMMNRYKQLLTYIRSAVTRNYSEKSINSILDYISTSKQVGIDKMDLLQEFYETTLDALKDAKNDRLWFKTNTKLGKLYLEREEYGKLQKILRQLHQSCQTDDGEDDLKKGTQLLEIYALEIQMYTAQKNNKKLKALYEQSLHIKSAIPHPLIMGVIRECGGKMHLREGEFEKAHTDFFEAFKNYDESGSPRRTTCLKYLVLANMLMKSGINPFDSQEAKPYKNDPEILAMTNLVSSYQNNDITEFEKILKTNHSNIMDDPFIREHIEELLRNIRTQVLIKLIKPYTRIHIPFISKELNIDVCDVESLLVQCILDNTIHGRIDQVNQLLELDYQKRGGARYTALDKWTNQLNSLNQAIVSKLT from the exons ATGTCTGACATGGAAGACGATTTCATGTGCGACGATGAAGAAGATTACGACCTGGTATCT GAATACTCAGAGGACAGTAACTCAGAGCCAAATGTGGACCTGGAGAACCAGTACTACAACTCCAAAGCCTTGAAGGAGGATGATCCCAAAGCAGCACTCAGCAGTTTCCAGAAG GTATTGGAACTTGAAGGAGAGAAAGGAGAATGGGGATTCAAAGCACTGAAACAGATGATCAAAATCAACTTCAAGTTG ACAAACTTTCCAGAGATGATGAACAGGTACAAACAGCTCCTCACATACATCAGAAGTGCTGTCACCAGGAACTACTCCGAGAAGTCCATCAACTCCATCCTGGACTATATCTCTACCTCCAAACAGGTAGGGATAGACAAA ATGGACTTACTACAGGAGTTCTACGAAACCACTTTGGATGCTTTGAAAGATGCAAAAAATGACAGACTGTGGTTTAAAACTAACACAAAG TTGGGGAAACTGTACTTGGAGAGAGAAGAGTATGGAAAACTGCAAAAGATCCTAAGGCAACTGCACCAGTCATGTCAG ACCGATGATGGGGAGGATGACCTGAAGAAAGGCACACAGCTGTTGGAGATTTACGCACTGGAGATCCAGATGTACACagcacaaaaaaacaacaagaaaTTGAAAGCCCTGTATGAGCAGTCACTTCACATTAAATCTGCCATTCCTCACCCGCTCATAATGGGAGTCATCAGAG AATGTGGTGGGAAGATGCATTTGAGAGAGGGTGAGTTTGAGAAAGCTCACACAGACTTCTTTGAGGCCTTTAAAAACTACGATGAGTCCGGCAGCCCAAGAAGGACGACATGCCTGAAGTACCTGGTCCTAGCCAACATGCTGATGAAATCAGGAATAAACCCTTTTGACTCACAAGAG GCCAAACCATACAAAAATGACCCGGAGATCCTAGCAATGACGAACTTAGTAAG CTCCTACCAGAACAATGACATCACTGAATTTGAGAAAATCTTGAAAACAAATCACAGTAACATAATGGACGACCCCTTCATTAGAGAGCACATAGAGG AGCTTCTGAGGAACATTAGAACTCAAGTACTTATCAAACTCATCAAACCGTACACGAGAATACACATCCCTTTCATTTCTAAG GAGCTGAACATTGATGTGTGCGATGTGGAGAGTTTGCTGGTGCAGTGCATCTTGGATAA CACAATCCACGGCCGAATTGACCAAGTCAACCAGCTACTAGAACTGGACTACCAGAAGAGAGGAGGGGCTCGCTACACAGCTTTAGATAAATGGACAAATCAGCTGAACTCTCTCAACCAAGCCATTGTCAGCAAGCTCACATGA
- the cops2 gene encoding COP9 signalosome complex subunit 2 isoform X2, with translation MSDMEDDFMCDDEEDYDLEYSEDSNSEPNVDLENQYYNSKALKEDDPKAALSSFQKVLELEGEKGEWGFKALKQMIKINFKLTNFPEMMNRYKQLLTYIRSAVTRNYSEKSINSILDYISTSKQVGIDKMDLLQEFYETTLDALKDAKNDRLWFKTNTKLGKLYLEREEYGKLQKILRQLHQSCQTDDGEDDLKKGTQLLEIYALEIQMYTAQKNNKKLKALYEQSLHIKSAIPHPLIMGVIRECGGKMHLREGEFEKAHTDFFEAFKNYDESGSPRRTTCLKYLVLANMLMKSGINPFDSQEAKPYKNDPEILAMTNLVSSYQNNDITEFEKILKTNHSNIMDDPFIREHIEELLRNIRTQVLIKLIKPYTRIHIPFISKELNIDVCDVESLLVQCILDNTIHGRIDQVNQLLELDYQKRGGARYTALDKWTNQLNSLNQAIVSKLT, from the exons ATGTCTGACATGGAAGACGATTTCATGTGCGACGATGAAGAAGATTACGACCTG GAATACTCAGAGGACAGTAACTCAGAGCCAAATGTGGACCTGGAGAACCAGTACTACAACTCCAAAGCCTTGAAGGAGGATGATCCCAAAGCAGCACTCAGCAGTTTCCAGAAG GTATTGGAACTTGAAGGAGAGAAAGGAGAATGGGGATTCAAAGCACTGAAACAGATGATCAAAATCAACTTCAAGTTG ACAAACTTTCCAGAGATGATGAACAGGTACAAACAGCTCCTCACATACATCAGAAGTGCTGTCACCAGGAACTACTCCGAGAAGTCCATCAACTCCATCCTGGACTATATCTCTACCTCCAAACAGGTAGGGATAGACAAA ATGGACTTACTACAGGAGTTCTACGAAACCACTTTGGATGCTTTGAAAGATGCAAAAAATGACAGACTGTGGTTTAAAACTAACACAAAG TTGGGGAAACTGTACTTGGAGAGAGAAGAGTATGGAAAACTGCAAAAGATCCTAAGGCAACTGCACCAGTCATGTCAG ACCGATGATGGGGAGGATGACCTGAAGAAAGGCACACAGCTGTTGGAGATTTACGCACTGGAGATCCAGATGTACACagcacaaaaaaacaacaagaaaTTGAAAGCCCTGTATGAGCAGTCACTTCACATTAAATCTGCCATTCCTCACCCGCTCATAATGGGAGTCATCAGAG AATGTGGTGGGAAGATGCATTTGAGAGAGGGTGAGTTTGAGAAAGCTCACACAGACTTCTTTGAGGCCTTTAAAAACTACGATGAGTCCGGCAGCCCAAGAAGGACGACATGCCTGAAGTACCTGGTCCTAGCCAACATGCTGATGAAATCAGGAATAAACCCTTTTGACTCACAAGAG GCCAAACCATACAAAAATGACCCGGAGATCCTAGCAATGACGAACTTAGTAAG CTCCTACCAGAACAATGACATCACTGAATTTGAGAAAATCTTGAAAACAAATCACAGTAACATAATGGACGACCCCTTCATTAGAGAGCACATAGAGG AGCTTCTGAGGAACATTAGAACTCAAGTACTTATCAAACTCATCAAACCGTACACGAGAATACACATCCCTTTCATTTCTAAG GAGCTGAACATTGATGTGTGCGATGTGGAGAGTTTGCTGGTGCAGTGCATCTTGGATAA CACAATCCACGGCCGAATTGACCAAGTCAACCAGCTACTAGAACTGGACTACCAGAAGAGAGGAGGGGCTCGCTACACAGCTTTAGATAAATGGACAAATCAGCTGAACTCTCTCAACCAAGCCATTGTCAGCAAGCTCACATGA
- the cops2 gene encoding COP9 signalosome complex subunit 2 isoform X3: MSDMEDDFMCDDEEDYDLVSEYSEDSNSEPNVDLENQYYNSKALKEDDPKAALSSFQKVLELEGEKGEWGFKALKQMIKINFKLTNFPEMMNRYKQLLTYIRSAVTRNYSEKSINSILDYISTSKQMDLLQEFYETTLDALKDAKNDRLWFKTNTKLGKLYLEREEYGKLQKILRQLHQSCQTDDGEDDLKKGTQLLEIYALEIQMYTAQKNNKKLKALYEQSLHIKSAIPHPLIMGVIRECGGKMHLREGEFEKAHTDFFEAFKNYDESGSPRRTTCLKYLVLANMLMKSGINPFDSQEAKPYKNDPEILAMTNLVSSYQNNDITEFEKILKTNHSNIMDDPFIREHIEELLRNIRTQVLIKLIKPYTRIHIPFISKELNIDVCDVESLLVQCILDNTIHGRIDQVNQLLELDYQKRGGARYTALDKWTNQLNSLNQAIVSKLT, from the exons ATGTCTGACATGGAAGACGATTTCATGTGCGACGATGAAGAAGATTACGACCTGGTATCT GAATACTCAGAGGACAGTAACTCAGAGCCAAATGTGGACCTGGAGAACCAGTACTACAACTCCAAAGCCTTGAAGGAGGATGATCCCAAAGCAGCACTCAGCAGTTTCCAGAAG GTATTGGAACTTGAAGGAGAGAAAGGAGAATGGGGATTCAAAGCACTGAAACAGATGATCAAAATCAACTTCAAGTTG ACAAACTTTCCAGAGATGATGAACAGGTACAAACAGCTCCTCACATACATCAGAAGTGCTGTCACCAGGAACTACTCCGAGAAGTCCATCAACTCCATCCTGGACTATATCTCTACCTCCAAACAG ATGGACTTACTACAGGAGTTCTACGAAACCACTTTGGATGCTTTGAAAGATGCAAAAAATGACAGACTGTGGTTTAAAACTAACACAAAG TTGGGGAAACTGTACTTGGAGAGAGAAGAGTATGGAAAACTGCAAAAGATCCTAAGGCAACTGCACCAGTCATGTCAG ACCGATGATGGGGAGGATGACCTGAAGAAAGGCACACAGCTGTTGGAGATTTACGCACTGGAGATCCAGATGTACACagcacaaaaaaacaacaagaaaTTGAAAGCCCTGTATGAGCAGTCACTTCACATTAAATCTGCCATTCCTCACCCGCTCATAATGGGAGTCATCAGAG AATGTGGTGGGAAGATGCATTTGAGAGAGGGTGAGTTTGAGAAAGCTCACACAGACTTCTTTGAGGCCTTTAAAAACTACGATGAGTCCGGCAGCCCAAGAAGGACGACATGCCTGAAGTACCTGGTCCTAGCCAACATGCTGATGAAATCAGGAATAAACCCTTTTGACTCACAAGAG GCCAAACCATACAAAAATGACCCGGAGATCCTAGCAATGACGAACTTAGTAAG CTCCTACCAGAACAATGACATCACTGAATTTGAGAAAATCTTGAAAACAAATCACAGTAACATAATGGACGACCCCTTCATTAGAGAGCACATAGAGG AGCTTCTGAGGAACATTAGAACTCAAGTACTTATCAAACTCATCAAACCGTACACGAGAATACACATCCCTTTCATTTCTAAG GAGCTGAACATTGATGTGTGCGATGTGGAGAGTTTGCTGGTGCAGTGCATCTTGGATAA CACAATCCACGGCCGAATTGACCAAGTCAACCAGCTACTAGAACTGGACTACCAGAAGAGAGGAGGGGCTCGCTACACAGCTTTAGATAAATGGACAAATCAGCTGAACTCTCTCAACCAAGCCATTGTCAGCAAGCTCACATGA
- the cops2 gene encoding COP9 signalosome complex subunit 2 isoform X4 gives MSDMEDDFMCDDEEDYDLEYSEDSNSEPNVDLENQYYNSKALKEDDPKAALSSFQKVLELEGEKGEWGFKALKQMIKINFKLTNFPEMMNRYKQLLTYIRSAVTRNYSEKSINSILDYISTSKQMDLLQEFYETTLDALKDAKNDRLWFKTNTKLGKLYLEREEYGKLQKILRQLHQSCQTDDGEDDLKKGTQLLEIYALEIQMYTAQKNNKKLKALYEQSLHIKSAIPHPLIMGVIRECGGKMHLREGEFEKAHTDFFEAFKNYDESGSPRRTTCLKYLVLANMLMKSGINPFDSQEAKPYKNDPEILAMTNLVSSYQNNDITEFEKILKTNHSNIMDDPFIREHIEELLRNIRTQVLIKLIKPYTRIHIPFISKELNIDVCDVESLLVQCILDNTIHGRIDQVNQLLELDYQKRGGARYTALDKWTNQLNSLNQAIVSKLT, from the exons ATGTCTGACATGGAAGACGATTTCATGTGCGACGATGAAGAAGATTACGACCTG GAATACTCAGAGGACAGTAACTCAGAGCCAAATGTGGACCTGGAGAACCAGTACTACAACTCCAAAGCCTTGAAGGAGGATGATCCCAAAGCAGCACTCAGCAGTTTCCAGAAG GTATTGGAACTTGAAGGAGAGAAAGGAGAATGGGGATTCAAAGCACTGAAACAGATGATCAAAATCAACTTCAAGTTG ACAAACTTTCCAGAGATGATGAACAGGTACAAACAGCTCCTCACATACATCAGAAGTGCTGTCACCAGGAACTACTCCGAGAAGTCCATCAACTCCATCCTGGACTATATCTCTACCTCCAAACAG ATGGACTTACTACAGGAGTTCTACGAAACCACTTTGGATGCTTTGAAAGATGCAAAAAATGACAGACTGTGGTTTAAAACTAACACAAAG TTGGGGAAACTGTACTTGGAGAGAGAAGAGTATGGAAAACTGCAAAAGATCCTAAGGCAACTGCACCAGTCATGTCAG ACCGATGATGGGGAGGATGACCTGAAGAAAGGCACACAGCTGTTGGAGATTTACGCACTGGAGATCCAGATGTACACagcacaaaaaaacaacaagaaaTTGAAAGCCCTGTATGAGCAGTCACTTCACATTAAATCTGCCATTCCTCACCCGCTCATAATGGGAGTCATCAGAG AATGTGGTGGGAAGATGCATTTGAGAGAGGGTGAGTTTGAGAAAGCTCACACAGACTTCTTTGAGGCCTTTAAAAACTACGATGAGTCCGGCAGCCCAAGAAGGACGACATGCCTGAAGTACCTGGTCCTAGCCAACATGCTGATGAAATCAGGAATAAACCCTTTTGACTCACAAGAG GCCAAACCATACAAAAATGACCCGGAGATCCTAGCAATGACGAACTTAGTAAG CTCCTACCAGAACAATGACATCACTGAATTTGAGAAAATCTTGAAAACAAATCACAGTAACATAATGGACGACCCCTTCATTAGAGAGCACATAGAGG AGCTTCTGAGGAACATTAGAACTCAAGTACTTATCAAACTCATCAAACCGTACACGAGAATACACATCCCTTTCATTTCTAAG GAGCTGAACATTGATGTGTGCGATGTGGAGAGTTTGCTGGTGCAGTGCATCTTGGATAA CACAATCCACGGCCGAATTGACCAAGTCAACCAGCTACTAGAACTGGACTACCAGAAGAGAGGAGGGGCTCGCTACACAGCTTTAGATAAATGGACAAATCAGCTGAACTCTCTCAACCAAGCCATTGTCAGCAAGCTCACATGA
- the cops2 gene encoding COP9 signalosome complex subunit 2 isoform X5, with translation MIKINFKLTNFPEMMNRYKQLLTYIRSAVTRNYSEKSINSILDYISTSKQVGIDKMDLLQEFYETTLDALKDAKNDRLWFKTNTKLGKLYLEREEYGKLQKILRQLHQSCQTDDGEDDLKKGTQLLEIYALEIQMYTAQKNNKKLKALYEQSLHIKSAIPHPLIMGVIRECGGKMHLREGEFEKAHTDFFEAFKNYDESGSPRRTTCLKYLVLANMLMKSGINPFDSQEAKPYKNDPEILAMTNLVSSYQNNDITEFEKILKTNHSNIMDDPFIREHIEELLRNIRTQVLIKLIKPYTRIHIPFISKELNIDVCDVESLLVQCILDNTIHGRIDQVNQLLELDYQKRGGARYTALDKWTNQLNSLNQAIVSKLT, from the exons ATGATCAAAATCAACTTCAAGTTG ACAAACTTTCCAGAGATGATGAACAGGTACAAACAGCTCCTCACATACATCAGAAGTGCTGTCACCAGGAACTACTCCGAGAAGTCCATCAACTCCATCCTGGACTATATCTCTACCTCCAAACAGGTAGGGATAGACAAA ATGGACTTACTACAGGAGTTCTACGAAACCACTTTGGATGCTTTGAAAGATGCAAAAAATGACAGACTGTGGTTTAAAACTAACACAAAG TTGGGGAAACTGTACTTGGAGAGAGAAGAGTATGGAAAACTGCAAAAGATCCTAAGGCAACTGCACCAGTCATGTCAG ACCGATGATGGGGAGGATGACCTGAAGAAAGGCACACAGCTGTTGGAGATTTACGCACTGGAGATCCAGATGTACACagcacaaaaaaacaacaagaaaTTGAAAGCCCTGTATGAGCAGTCACTTCACATTAAATCTGCCATTCCTCACCCGCTCATAATGGGAGTCATCAGAG AATGTGGTGGGAAGATGCATTTGAGAGAGGGTGAGTTTGAGAAAGCTCACACAGACTTCTTTGAGGCCTTTAAAAACTACGATGAGTCCGGCAGCCCAAGAAGGACGACATGCCTGAAGTACCTGGTCCTAGCCAACATGCTGATGAAATCAGGAATAAACCCTTTTGACTCACAAGAG GCCAAACCATACAAAAATGACCCGGAGATCCTAGCAATGACGAACTTAGTAAG CTCCTACCAGAACAATGACATCACTGAATTTGAGAAAATCTTGAAAACAAATCACAGTAACATAATGGACGACCCCTTCATTAGAGAGCACATAGAGG AGCTTCTGAGGAACATTAGAACTCAAGTACTTATCAAACTCATCAAACCGTACACGAGAATACACATCCCTTTCATTTCTAAG GAGCTGAACATTGATGTGTGCGATGTGGAGAGTTTGCTGGTGCAGTGCATCTTGGATAA CACAATCCACGGCCGAATTGACCAAGTCAACCAGCTACTAGAACTGGACTACCAGAAGAGAGGAGGGGCTCGCTACACAGCTTTAGATAAATGGACAAATCAGCTGAACTCTCTCAACCAAGCCATTGTCAGCAAGCTCACATGA